The genomic stretch GCGACCTGCTTCCTgagttttctgtatttccaaggAGCCCTCCGACCAGGGAGAGGCTGGTGGAGTAAGGTCCAGTGGTATTCGGGGGTCCTCTGTCACCTCGCCCTGAAAACAGCAGCTCCCATCACCTTCACTGGGTCCCGATGGAGCCGTCTCAGAGGCCGAGGGGCCCTCTGTGTGGGGGTGGGACGCAGGGGCTCTCAGAGCAAGGGCCACAAAGCCGATGGCACAGATATGCCCCTGGGCCTGGCCCCGTCACCCGCATGTGGTGCCCTGGGCCAGGGCGTGCGGGCGCCAGAGCCTTCCCTACACAGCCTAAGAGCAGGGGCAAGACTCGGCCCCTCACTCACCCTGGGAGGCCTGCCTGGGCTACATGGACACCTGGGTCTCTTTCTACCCCCATTCACCATGGACCAGGGGCCTCCATTTCCTGGGGGCTCTTGCGGCATGTGATTTGGGGGTCCCTGGGACATTCCCCAGTCAGCTCCACCTGAGCCAAGTGTCCTGTTCCCTGTGGCCCTTGGCCTTCCAGGGTCCTGGCCAGGCAGGGGTCAGGCACCCCATACTCTTCCGTGTGGCACAGGTGTCCACCCACCCCCACTGGCCACAGACACCATTCTCCCCCTGGGAGCAGGAGGTGGAGTAAGTTGTACCCCCAGGCCTGGGTGCTGGGGAGTTCCTGAGGGCATGGGTGGGGCAGGAGTGAGTGCCTCGTgatcccagcctcagtttctctcttgtcacttTCTCAAACCTGCAGGTCTCAGGGCCCCGGGCTCCTCCTGGGCAGGAtggggggcaggggctgggccttGGGGTGGTGCTGGCTCTGATGATTCCAGAGCCTGTATCCACCTTCTGGGCTCCTGGCCAGCACCCCACCCCCAGGAGCCAGGGACAGGTAGCATGTGTTGGGGTCGGGGGATGGCCCCCATCTCGAAGTGTTCTGGAATTTGGGGGCAACCCTTGCCCAGCCCAGCCATCAAGCACTTCTGATCTCCTGCCCACCAGGAGGGGACTTAGCCATGGACTTGGCCAGTAGGCCTGGGGAGGGAGGGCTTTGGCAGCCAAAGTCCACTGGCCCTGCCGTGCCCCTGAGTAGGAAACTGTCCCCTAGGGGCTGGGTGGCCCCACTGATATATGCAAACCCGCCGGTGCGAGCCCTGTTCCTGCCTGTGctcctctgtgcccaggctggctcTCCCCCAACCCTAGCATGTATACTCTGCCACGGACGTCCCGTGGGCCATGATTGTGGGCGGCCGCAGCGGGCGGGGGCAGGCGGCTCAGGGCACACTCGGCCGTCCCTGCCCCATCCTCTGGCGGGGCCGCTTTTGTCTTTGTACCTTTGCATCCTTTGTAATGAAACGTAATAAAAATCCAACGTTTTCGTCACTggctcttcctcttttttctgagcccctccctcctccctcagggGTGACACATGGGCGTGGCAGGTGCACTGGCAGGTGCCTCAACCCTtccgaacacacacacacacacacacacacaccccagaccaGGCAAGGGAAGGGGTCCCCAAAGCTGGGACAACTGGGAACCTGCCCCCCAGAATCCTGGGGCGGACACTGTATCGGGGTCTCAGCTCTTCCATGGCTGGCATCCAGTCCTGTGACCATGAGGTGGTGGGTCGTGGAGGTGGACCCAGGGGCCTCCCCAAATCCCAAATCACAGTTGGACAGTCCCTGGCAGGCCACTGGCActcagcagcagctgcagcactGAGGCCTTGGTTTGGGGTTCCCTGGCCCGACCCTCCCTCAGAGGCCCGTCCCTACTGTCTCCATGCAGCAAAAACCACAGCCGCCACTCCCCGCACACACACTTTATTTTGTCCTCTCTGAGCCCTTCTCACTTCCCCCTCAGGACGGTCACCccttggggctgggtgcagagcCCCCATCCAGCCGCGGTGAGGGTGGCTGTCATCCGGCGGGTCCTCACCCTGGTCCCTAGGCTCGCCGCAGCTGATGGGTCTCATAGTCCTCTGGGATGGTGTCTGCAGGGAGAGGGCAGGCGGGTGAGGGCTGAGAAGGCCAGCAGGGCCTGTGTGCAGACTCCCCGCCCACGGCCCGCTGGCCCTCGGCTCACCATTGCAGCGGTAACGCAGGTTGGCCCAGATGATGTTCTCCTGGGAGAAGCAGAAGACCCCCAGGCGGCCACCCCGCATGGTTGTGTCCAAGACCACGTTGCTGTCAGCCACCAGCTCAGGGCCCTCATAGAATCGCACCCTGAGGGTCAGACATGGTGAGGCCTGGGGGATCTGGGCCAGACCCTTCCCTCTCAGAGCTTCAGTGGCCAGCCCTGGAAGATGGGTACCCCTGACTGGGCTGCACTGGGAGCAAGTGAGGCCTctgccctgggcctcagtttcctggtgTGGTGGGCATCAAGGGCCCTGGACATAGTTGGTGCTAAACAGAGCACCTGGGCTTGCTAGCAGCATGGAATGGAGGCTGAGAAACAGGGACTGGGTGAGGCCCCATTTCTAGCTGGATACACACTGTGTGCTGTGTCCTGgccagggtctcgctctgtcacccaggctggagtgcagtggtgcaattactgCCGCCTTAATTCCCAGACTCaactgacctcagcctccctagtagctgggaccatgggcacgtgccaccatgcctggcattttttttttttttgagacagagtctcactcttgtcacccatgctggagtgcaatggcacgatctctgctcactgcaacttccgcttcccgagttcaagcgattcttctgcctcagcctcctgagtagccgggatgaCAGggccccgccaccacacctggctaatttttgtatttttagtagagttggggtttcaacatgttggccaggctggtctcaaactccggacctcaggtgatccacccgcctcggcctcccaaagtactgggattacaggcatgagccactgcgcctggcctaatttttttcttttttgtagagacagggtcttactatgttacccaggctgcctcgaactcctgggctcaagcgatcctcccatcttggctttccaaagtgatggggttacaggtgtgagccaccacgcctggaccaGCATAGGTTCATTCTAACTGCTCTGTATGTTTCCTATCGTACAGATAAGGGGACCAGGGTCACAcagcccctgcctggccaggGTACTCCCACCTGGGCCCGTGtgtccccagcccagcccaccaCAGAGGGTGGAGTCCCCACCTGATGTAGCCCACTTGGGGCCGGTGCTGCAGGAACCAACGATAGGACTTCTTGTCCTTCCAACCCACGTTTCGCGGGTCCTTCCACAGCAGCCGCACCTGGGACTCTGTGTCTCCTGTATGCCACAGAGCGTTCCGCAGCTGTTCCCCGGGGCCTGTGGAAGACTTCACAGCCTGCCAATACCCAGGAAAGGTGGTCAGAGACCTCGCGGGCCACCGGAGCCCCCCTAGACACCTTCCTGGAGAGACAGTTGGGAGCAGCAGGTGGTGGGCGGCCAGGGGGATCCGGATGAGAGACCCACAAGGAAGCCTTCTTCAGGGGCCTAATGGCAGCTTGGGGATAGGTCACAGGGGGCAGCAGTGGTCTGCAGGTTCATGAGAGGATTTGGGAGTCCGTGGACAGATTCAGGGTCTGGGAGGATGGGGGGCTCTGCAGAAGGACTTGGAAACTAAGGAAAAGTTTAGGGCTGTGCGAGAGGGTTTAGGGTCCATAGGAACACTGGGGGGCCCTGAGAATGTTTGAGAATTTGTGCAAGGAACTGGGAGGATTTGGGGACTGCGGGAGCCCAGAGGAGGGCTGGGACAGCTTTGAGGTCCATAGTATGAGGCTAGGGGGCTGGGGGGCTCTAAGGGCTGTAAAGGGTTTTACGGAGGGTCATGGGAGGGCATGAGGACCGCAGAGGTCAGGCACGGACGGCCCTGGCACCTTGAGTTGGATGCCAGGCTCGGCCACAGCACGGAAGGGGTTCGCCTGCCAATACGTTTGCTCCATCTGCTTCCACATGACCACGTAGAAGCTGGAGCTGTCCTGGTAGCCAAAGATGAAGCCCGCATAGTCGTCATCCGTGACCGTGTTCACATGGAACGTGCCCTCGAAGTCCACGCCATTGAAGGCAGTGTAACCTAGGGATGGAAAGAGAGCAGTGGCCTTTCCGAACGCCAGCCCCAGCCCCCGGAACCTGGCACCCAGAATCCAAACCTGCCCCCTGGGTCCCGATCTGCCTGCAGACCTGCACCATTCCCACTCGCAGAGCCCGGACTCAGCCACGCCCCCCATCTACCATTGGCCACGCCCCTCCAGAGTCCAGCTCCACTTGGCCCCGCCCTTCCCGAGCCCGCCCCTCTTCTGGCCCCGCGCCTTCTCCTCCCGGGCCCGCCCATATAACCCCGCCCCTCTGTCCCCGCCCTTCCTGAGCCCGGGCCAGCCCCCTTCTGGCCCCGCCCATTCTCAGCCCGGGCCTGCCCCTTCTCTGGCCCCTCTCCCTGAGCCCGCTCCGTGGCAGGATTGCGCTGCTCCCCGCTTCTCACCCACAGCCAGGCCTGGGTCGCTGTTCATTGTCTGCACGATCTCCCTTCCCTGATGGGGTCAAAGAAAGGAGGGCCTCAGGCTGGCCGTGACAGCCCTACGCACCCTGTCCTCAGCATAGGCCTCACTGTGGGGGTTCTAGGGTCCCATCACCCCCCACGTGGACCCCGCTCCCACCTGGTTGAGCACCACCCAGTTTGGGTCAATCTGCGCGTCACCCTCCGGGTCCAGCACGACTGTCTGGAAGGCCCGGAAGTCGGTGAGCGTGACTTCAGCGTTCTCCGGACACACGTCGATCTTGTCTACCACCTTGTCTGCATCAAAGTCGTCCTGGCACACGTCGCCCACGCCGTCCCCTGAGAGGTGGGAGACCCCTCGGTGGGCTAAAGTCAGGGCCCGCCCACCGTAGACCCCGCGCCAGGAGCCCCCACTGGCCCCGCCCCCACCGCAGACCCCGCCCCCGCCGTACTGTCCGCGTCCTCCTGGCCGGGGTTAGGCACCAGGCGGCAGTTGTCCCGACTGTCAGGGACTCCGTCATTGTCGTCGTCGTCGTCGCAGGCATCACCCTGGCCATCGTGGTCTGAGTCCTCCTGGGCACTGTTAGGCACCGTGGGACAGTTGTCCCGAGAGTCCTGATGTCCGTCTCCATCCCTAGAGTGGATAGGTGGGATCCAGAGACAATGAGCTCTCCAGAGCGTTTTGTCAAAGGCTACCCGGACGCTCACCCCAGGTGGCCTCCTTACTGGTCTTGATCGCTGTCACAAGCATCTCCCACAAAGTCGTGGTCCACATCCGCCTGCGGAGGGCAGCATGCGGGGGTCCATAATCAGACAGAGGAAATCAGAAAGCCTCCCACCCAACCCAGCCGCACAGCCAAGGTCCTCCTGACCCCAAGGAAACCCCCACCGCAGGCTGCTCGGACCGGGAGGTCATTTCTCTGGCAGTGTAAAATGCTCTAAGCTGGGCTGTGGGCTGGGTAATCCAACTTGCAGTTCACCCAGAGGGCTTACCCAGCTGGAGTCTGGCCTGCCCTCACCTGATCCGGGTTGCTCTTCTGGGGACAGTTGTCACAGGCATCCCCTATACCATCGCCATCACTGTCCTTCTGGTCTGAGTTGGGTACCCTAGGGCAGTTGTCGGCCTGGTTGCGGATCCCTGCAGAAATCCACGGGACCAGAGCCCCAAGATTGGGACCAGGCCAGGATGACTTCATTAGGATGAGGCCAGCCTGAGGCTGGCCTGGAACAGAGTCCCAACTTcatggaagcttttttttttttttttttttttgagacagtctcattgtgtcacccaggctggagtgcagtggcatgatctcggctcactgcaacttccacctcccgggttcaaatgattctcctgcctcagcctcccgagtagctgggattacaggtgtgcgccaccacgcccagcaaatttttgtatttttagtacagacggagtttcaccatgttggtcagtctggtctcgaactcctgacctcgtgatccacctgcctcagcttcccaaagttctggaattataggcatgagccaccccgtcTGGCCCACAGGAACTTTAAGAATGAATGGTCCCATCCAAGGGAAGGCTAGTGAGGGGGACGGGCTCTCACTCCCAGGGTGGCTCAGCTGGGTGCCCGTGTGTGCCACCCTGAGCCCCTATGTCCCCATCTGTAAAGTTGTCACCTCCCAGGTCCTAAACCCCAGGCTCGAATCTCTTGTCCTCTTAATTCCTGCCTGCGGCATTGACACAGGGACCACCTTCC from Pan paniscus chromosome 20, NHGRI_mPanPan1-v2.0_pri, whole genome shotgun sequence encodes the following:
- the COMP gene encoding cartilage oligomeric matrix protein → MVPDTACVLLLTLAALGASGQGQSPLGSDLGPQMLRELQETNAALQDVRELLRQQVREITFLKNTVMECDACGMQQSVRTGLPSVRPLLHCAPGFCFPGVACIQTESGARCGPCPAGFTGNGSHCTDVNECNAHPCFPRVRCINTSPGFRCEACPPGYSGPTHEGVGLAFAKANKQVCTDINECETGQHNCVPNSVCINTRGSFQCGPCQPGFVGDQASGCQRRAQRFCPDGSPSECHEHADCILERDGSRSCVCAVGWAGNGILCGRDTDLDGFPDEKLRCPERQCRKDNCVTVPNSGQEDVDRDGIGDACDPDADGDGVPNEKDNCPLVRNPDQRNTDEDKWGDACDNCRSQKNDDQKDTDQDGRGDACDDDIDGDRIRNQADNCPRVPNSDQKDSDGDGIGDACDNCPQKSNPDQADVDHDFVGDACDSDQDQDGDGHQDSRDNCPTVPNSAQEDSDHDGQGDACDDDDDNDGVPDSRDNCRLVPNPGQEDADRDGVGDVCQDDFDADKVVDKIDVCPENAEVTLTDFRAFQTVVLDPEGDAQIDPNWVVLNQGREIVQTMNSDPGLAVGYTAFNGVDFEGTFHVNTVTDDDYAGFIFGYQDSSSFYVVMWKQMEQTYWQANPFRAVAEPGIQLKAVKSSTGPGEQLRNALWHTGDTESQVRLLWKDPRNVGWKDKKSYRWFLQHRPQVGYIRVRFYEGPELVADSNVVLDTTMRGGRLGVFCFSQENIIWANLRYRCNDTIPEDYETHQLRRA